The genomic interval TCgaggggtttttgtgtttgcaACTTATAATTTACTTATATCACTGTGCTCCTGATGTGGAAGGGTCTTCTTTTAAACTTTCTATCTAATAGCTTTCTATCTAAGCTCTTACCTGTCTATAGTAGTCAGTAACTTTGAAAAGACTGGTTTATACATTTTTTGGTGACAGTGCCCCAAATGGGACACCTTCAAGCCCACACAgacccacctgcatctgcctcccaagtgctggaattaaagatgggcATGCTGCCTACAGACTCCCAATGTGAGCTTCACAGTTTTAAAACTCTTTAAAGATTGTAACACTAACATGTATGATATATAGGGGAGAATACCGTATAAGTATGAAAATAACAAATTTCTTCCCTCACCAGCCACGTACCCTGTGTGACCATGGTGTGAGGAATAACACCGTGTCAGAAATTTGGCTTCTCTTTTAAGATGGTGTTCACAGAGCAGGGTGAAGAATTGTTGGTCACATTTTCCCCAAAACTATAGGGAAAGCTAGAAGTTGAAGTCTTTCTgttatttgtttccattttaacCTACAGTGTTTACCTGTAGCACACTGGAACATTTTCAGGTAACTCTTGTGAATTGAAGTGAATTgctatattttccattttatacATGTAAGGTAGAAAAACTAAAAGCTGCCATTCTTGTGCCATATATGTTAAAGGGCATCTGCAGGGTCCACGGAGACAAAGCAAGCATGACGTGGTCTCCAGTACAACATCTGGGGTGAGACGGAGACTCGCAGGCAGTTGATGGGAAAGCATTCTAGAGCGAGAGTTTCTTGCCTGACTGTCAGAAGTGAACCGCAACCCAAACAGCAGACTCTTGAAGGGAGGTTGCAAAGATTCCAGCTGTCAGGGATGACACGAGGCTGACAGTTGAAAATGCACAAAATCCTGCCAATTCTGTGTTGGATTAAGTTACGTACAAGGACTAACTGGACAATGAAGTGTAAATTGTTAAATTAAGTTGTTACTTGTAACATTTGGAACAAGGTGTAATGTGTTTGCATTGATGAATTTATAGCATATGGAAGCCCATTTTGGTACTATAATAAATACTTGAGTTTTGTTCACAATTTACTTTCTTCAGGAATTACATTTTGTCCTTTTAAGTGAGAGACTTCAGTTATAGCTTTCCATATAGCTGACTTTGGGATGGCAGGGATGTCTTTggtcatacatatacatataacacacacacacacacacacacacacacacacacacacaccatggttcAAAGGGAGATGAATGGTGGGTTATGGCACTGGGAGGCACAACTTAACATTGTTGATCATATACCCTAGGTTCTCTGCACAGGTGCAGAAAAAAACTTTGAGAATGTCAGTACAAAGCAAAATGTTGAGTAAAGCAAGCAGGGAAGTTTATTAAGTAAAACGATGGTGTTTCAGAAAAGTGGAGTGCTCTCTTCAGGAGACATGAAGAGATATCAAGAGAGTCAGATCTTGGGGGGTTTTAAATAGCGCATTTAATGGGCGAACGTTAATGGAATCAGGGAATTATTTTTGAGTATTGTTGGTTGGATGATGGAGGAAATTCCAGAAATGGAAGGCTTTTCTGTCTCTCAACATGTTTTTCCCAGATATATCTTAAGTCAGATGCATGATGTGAGCAGACGGTTTTGTAAAGCCAAGGACATGGAGATGCCATTATAATACAACAAAGGACCTTATTGCTAAGCCCTCTGGAGATTTTCGTCAGCCATGTTGTTCCTAGCTAGTTTTGAGTTGTCTTGCTGTACAGGGACGATGTGGTTGTATCAGCCTCCAGGCCCCTTGCTCCTTGCCCCCCAGCCCTTGAGTCTACCCAGCCTTCTTTAGTCAGAGTCTTTCCTGGGGTCATCCTCTCCTGGACTCCTTCAGTTCAGTGGTCATTAATCTGGGCTCAGAGGATAAGAGGTTGGGTTCATGCAGTTGGATGGGGAAAACATCTCTATTTTCATCAACTTCCAACTAAAATCTACATTATTCCTTTGATTGTTAATGAACTCAGTAAGATTCATTAGCAGCTCCTGTAATCGTAATAACAATAAAACCACAGTACTATGATCTTCtcgcaacatttttttttttttttggtatgtggtgtatgtgtaggccagaggtcaatacatcttctatgtctttctattttgtgtttttgagacagtttctctctgagcctggagctcatcagGTGGCTAGACTAAGTTGCCAGGGAGTTCCAGGATTCCTCCTGTCTACATATATATTTCCACCTCCACCCAGCGCTGGGGTTAAAGGAGTTCACTGCCATGTCCAATTTTGCTAAGACACTGGATCGAGACtcggtcttcatgcttgtgtggcaagcactttactaccTGAGCCAAGCCTTGAGCACTGTATGCACTGCAGGGCTCAGTCCCACAGCACTGTATGCACTGCAGGGCTCAGTCCCACAGCACTGTATGCACTGCAGGGCTCAGTTCTACAGCACTGTATGTACTGCAGGGCTCAGTTCCACAGCACTGTATGTACTGCAGGGCTCAGTCCCACAGCACTGTATGCCCCACAGCACTCAGTCCCACAGCACTGTATGCACTGCAGGGCTCAGTCCCACAGCACTGTATGCACTGCAGGGCTCAGTCCCACAGCACTGTATGCACTGCAGGGCTCAGTCCCACAGCACTGTATGCACTGCAGGGCTCAGTCCCACAGCACTGTATGCACTGCAGGGCTCAGTCCCACAGCACTGTATGCCCCGCAGGGCTCAGTCCCACAGCACTGTATGCACTGCAGGGCTCAGTCCCACAGCACTGTATGCACTGCAGGGCTCAGTCCCACAGCACTGTATGCATTGCAGGGCTCAGTCCTACAGCACTGTATGTACTGCAGGGCTCAGTCCCACAGCACTGTATGCACTGCAGGGCTCAGTCCCACAGCACTGTATGCCCCACAGCACTCAGTCCCACAGCACTGTATGCCCCTCAGGGCTCAGTCCCACAGCACTGTATGCCCCGCAGGGCTCAGTCCCACAGCACTGTATGCCCCGCAGGGCTCAGTCCCACAGCACTGTATGCCCCACAGCACTCAGTCCCACAGCACTGTATGCACTGCAGGGCTCAGTCCCACAGCACTGTATGCACTGCAGGGCTCAGTCCCACAGCACTGTATGCACTGCAGGGCTCAGTCCCACAGCACTGTATGCACTGCAGGGCTCAGTCCCACAGCACTGTATGCACTGCAGGGCTCAGTCCTACAGCACTGTATGCACTGCAGGACTCAGTCCCACAGCACTGTATGCACTGCAGGGCTCAGTCCCACAGCACTGTATCCACTGCAGGGCCATTTGTAAGCCCCAGGATTCCCTTCTGACCACTACCATCAGGTTCACTCCCACCTATTCTGGATTCAGTGATTTGCTAGTGGCACATGCAGTTCAGAAAGTTCTTTTCTTATATTTCCCCGTTTAACAAAGATGCATCTGGGGAGGAGCCAGATGGAAGAAATAAATAGATCAAGTTTTCCATTAGGGAAGAGACCATGCCTGGGTTCCCGTGCCCTCTGGATGTGCCATCTCTGTGTTCACCACATGGGGAGCTCTGGACCCCATTGTTTTGGGGGAAATTTTTGTAGGTTATATTAATAAAGTGTTACTAGTTCATTAATTAACTTGGTTGCAACCTTTGCCCAGTTAAGAGGTTATGATGGaaccaaatttctttctttctttctttctttctttctttctttctttctttctttctttctctctctctctctctctctctctctctctctctctctctctctctctctctctctctctctctccacccccccttccccttccccttccccttccctgtcccttcctttccttttaaaaaaggaaccaacgatttattataggttctaggacataagataaaatatttattgggtttatacaaaacttcaccaataacttagttatggttttacacctttagtgaacctgtggagctgttaCAGGTGAtagatgtttagccagataattactcctagtagatatgcatgtaaacagaACCAAATTTCTAAACCTCATATCATTCTATTGGCTCTGGCTCTCTGGGGGACCCACCCTGAGTCACTTATTACCATAAATGTAGGTATGGGCAAGTGTCATATTATGAGTAACTAAGGACTTACCATTTGCCACTCAGCAAGTCCCAAGAATTCCGTATTGTGAGCCCTTGCCTGGAGCCACTGTCGTCCCTTACTCTGTATTCTGTATCGTGAGCCTCTTGCCTAGAGCCACTGCCATCCCTCACTCTGTTAGCATTTTCACCCTGTACTACAGATGatacatttttgaaaatgctCTGTGCATCATTATTTTGAGTGATATTAATTACAGTAGAATGCGACTCACCAGTGAGTATTGTTAAATATGGCAACAAGATGTtatatcaaaattatttttattagaatatCAAATTCTTCCTATTCCCTAGGCTACCATTTTTTAGATACTCTAAAACTTAATTTTGAGAAGAGATAGGCTTCACcagtctttgaaaaaaataaaactaaagactcagtttttgtttttcctggtgtgtgtgtgtgtgtgtgtgtgagtgtagaaAATTACCTTGAGATATACGCGGTGAGCCACAAGGAGGAAAGAAGCCCTGTACCTGTTTCTGGGCTTGGATTGTGGCTGATGTTATGTTCCAGGGCTTCTCTTCTCTGTGAAGATGTATTAAATGTGGATCATCTTTgggggtgtggtggcatatgcctctaGTCTctctcagcactcaaaaggcagaggcaggtggatctctgtgagtttgaggccagtctgatctacagagcaggttccaggacagccagggctacacagagaaaccctgtcttcacctctgcctcctccagccCCCCTTTTTAAAGGATGGATTATTGAAAAATGacaatgattttgtttgtttcttccttggtTCTTGAGAATTCTTGTGGCCCATGGTGCCCACCTTGGTCAGTTATTCTCCTGTGCTCAGTCTTCTCCCTGTGTAGTCAGACTTGGTAGCTCTGTCTCTGACAATTTGCCCATGTCTGTGAAATGTGGTTGGAACTCACCACACAGTGTGGTTGGGGGCCCACCTTGcggtgtggctgctttttgccccaTTCATCCTTGGCTGAAGTCTCAAATAAATTGATTGGCTTAGCCTTGCACAGAGGAGACATTCCTATGATGGAAAAGCCTCACCTTAGGGTCTGATGAGGGACAACTGATAAAGACCTGGACCCAGCTGACATTAGGAAATGGCACAAGGGATGGGTCTCTTCTAAAGATGCAGATGTTAGGGCCCTGCCTCCCAACAGACAGCCCCCTTTAGACTCTGGCAACAGACATAagggttaggagcactgaccaTTCTGGTGCACCGCCAACTTTGAGTTAAGAGTTGGTGTATTCAGTGGGAGGGGTTAGACTGAGGAGCCATGTTTTGTCCAGGTTATATTCAGCAAGCTGAAGAGTTCTAGCAGCACCAGTGCTGCCAACCAATGTCCCAGCTTGTCAGATTGTTTTAGAAACTGTACAGACTAATTTATTAACTTTGTGTGCTCTGTGTGAATATATGTTGGTATCATGTGTTTTTCTCTATTAACTCTcctccttattttttgagacaaggtctcttcacTTCAAACCTGGACCTTCTTATTTTGGCTAGGCAGGACAGCCAGTCAGACCCAGTCATAGGCACATGCTGCCATACCTGCTGTTTACACAGGAGTtgggggtctgaactcaggtatGATTGTATAGTGAGCACGTTACCACTCAATTGTCTCCCCGTGACCCACACTTAACTTTACTGAGCCACCTGTAGCTacagggttgttgttgttgttgtttttggttttagttttttcgagacagggtttctctgtgtagccctggctgtcctggaactcactttgtagatcaggctggcctcgaactcagaaatccgcctgcctctgcctcccaagtgctgggattaaaggtgtgcgccatcacgcccagctGTAGCCACAGTTTTTTACCTCATAAATGGTACATTTTACTCTTCTTTTTCATAACTCCGActtcttaggagacagccattAAAGTGTTTCTCAACTCTCGTTTATAAGTTTGTGGGGTGGTGTTGGCGTGGTGGACAGTTGCCGAGAACTTCcctgacttttttttgtttgtttgtttgttttatgactcTGGGTTTTCTGTTTGTACATCTTCTGCATCTTCCTGGGATGTAGAAGCTACTGATAGAATTGGCCATTTCAAAACTAGGGACGCTgagttctgtttctctttcacaTGTGACAAAAGACAAAGGCGTTGGGGATAGAAAGATAAGGCAGCTGTAAGTGAGGGCACATGGCTCTGGGTTGGGGTGCACTCATTATCATTATCCCTGCCACATGCTTCTGGACAGCCAGCGAGCTTGCTTAGACTCGTTTGGGAGACGGACTGAGTCCTTTAGTTAATGCTAAGCACTGAGGTACTGATTAACCCAGGGAAGCTGGGACAGACAGGATGGCCCTAACATGGGATCACTCTCTGTGCTATGTATGCAGTTAGCTTTGTGTTCTGGTATCTAGCTAGAGATAACATATGTGCATCTTATTTCCCTGGCTGGGAGCCCCGTAGGGTCACAGGGAGTCGCTGGAGGAGGTGTATTCGGGCCTCTGTAGTTGAGTTTCATCCTGTGAGCCGAACTAGTACACATCACAAATGGTCATGTTTGTTATGTATGGAGAGTGGTGGCTGGTTTTGGTTTTCCCTGTTAAATAATATATTGAGAACTGAGAAGAGTTTTATTTGAAATTAAAGACATAGAGGGTGTGGTGAGGAAAAACTTGATTTAATGTAGATTTAATGTAGATTCTCCCTTATGATCAACAAACAATCACTAAACTAATTCTTATTATCAGCAGActattttctattctatttttttaacaaTATGAAACATTTCCTCTGAGGGACAAAGCTTTATTTCCTGCCCCCTTTTTTGCAGTTTCAAAGTGGTTTCCCTGTTATGTAATTGGGAAAGACATTATTGTTTTAAATAGAGCagtaatggctttttttttttaaatgatttgttttcttttttttttttaagatttatttatttattatatgtaatacactgtagctgtcttcagacactccagaagagggagtcagatctcgttacggatggttgtgagccaccatgtggttgctgggatttgaactcctgaccttcggaagagcagtcgggtgctcttacacactgagccatctcaccagcccttttttttttttttttttaactaacttTTAGCTGCGCTTATTTTATGCTGGATTTACTTCAGTGGTGtaagtttttgtttcttctgggGTGTCTTTGTCTCTTCCTTCTGTGCAGCCTCCTCTTCTAGCTTTGGAGGAGTTTATTCCTTTCCAGGGAGGACCATCTCTGTGGCAGGGCAACTCGCGTGTGGGTTACTCTGTCCCTGGGCTCTGAGTTCATCGGAGTGTCTCAGGTGCCTGTTCACTTCAAGTAAATCCTTCAGGCCAGCAGTACTTACTTAGGCGCGTACAGCAGAAATTCGGCAACCCTGTGACCAGCCCCACTGAGCGCACCTGCTGTTATCCCACTGGAATGACacattgcttcttcttcttctttttttttttttttttttttttttttttggtttttcgagacagggtttctctgtgtagccctggctatcctggaactcactctgtagaccaggctggccttgaactcagaaatccgcctgcctctccctcccgagtgctgggattaaaggcgtgtgccaccacaccccccGGCTTGacacattgcttctttaaagtgACTTTGTTCAGTTACTTGGTAGCTTTTTGGACATATATACCATTCATAGCCTGGGTAGTTTTGTGAGTGTTCATAAAGTGAACACAGAGGTTTGAACCTCTTGACTTTCATGATTTTGTAGGGTTCTTTGGCTAAGAGAGGAGGGGACCGTCTTCACTGGTCACTGCAGGCCTCGGACAGGAAGCAGACGCTGGAGACTTTAGATTTTCAAAGAGTTGTTAAATAGTTATATGTTAACAGCCAGCAAACCTGTAAATGCAGAATACAAGTGACTTTTCTTTATATTCTAAAGATTATTTCAGAAATGCCTTCCTAAATCTTTGTGAATAAAATTACAGTTACAGTGTGCTTATAATCCCTTAAAATCCCCAAATCCTTCCAAAGCCGACCCAAGTGCTTGAATAAGGGCTTTATTTACAGATTTATCGCTGATTCTTGAATATCGTTTTCCCTCTCTATGAAATAGTACTGACTTGCGCCTGCCCCAAAACCTGCCTTTACTTGCAGCCATTAGTATGAGGATTCTCTACACCTAAACAGGCCTGCTTAATTTGGGACAATTGATCTTAATTACCTAACATTTTTGTTGTGGTTCCCATAGTATCAGAAACTTTAACCAAACCCAAATccttattagatttatttattccagGGAAACATTTTCAGCTCCTTTCCTCGGCTCTGTTAGTTTGGATTTGCTTTATCGGCTTATCTGCAAACAGGAATGACGTAGCTCTTAGCCCTCTGACCGCACTAGGCAAGATTTTCATTAAAAGTACCAGATCTTATCAGAGGGAATAATTCTCCAGTTCATTTGCCCCGAAaaggtctttgtttgttttggcaggAGTCATTGTCActtgatgtatatgtatgtcccTATAACCCATACAGGCTGGTTTTTGGTTGTGTTTATTGTGGGCTTAATATTGACAACTCTCCTTGTACGTATCTGTGAGCTTCAAGCTCCAACCGGCCTACTTTCATGTGACTGGTCTCCCTGCCTTTAAGACATCTTTGCTTCACCCTTGCCTTGCCTCCATCCTGCCTCACTGTGTGCTCTTCTCTAGTCCCTTCAGTcttccaggacccttttgttccCTTCTGTTGCACCCCTccccgcaccccacccccatctccccccaaccccttctCCTGCAGGAGCTGGTCTCCTAGCTGGTCTACTTTACTCCCAATGTACTACCTTCCTGGTGTTGAGTGGCAGGAGGCTTGAGAGTAAATTGATGTCTAAATAGTGAGGCCCACCAGAGCAAGGAAAGATGGGCCTTGGTCTTTGAATGAAGTCTATCTGTTTTTTATTCTAATCAAAGCACTGGAGAAATCTGTAGTTAGGAAACAATGGCAGCCTGAACTCTGACCAGGGTGTGGTGTGCCCGTCAGCTCCTTCTGAGTCCGGAATGAAGGGGCCACTTGAGTGCCTTGGTCTGAATCTGTTCCATTCATTGCCGAGTTGCTATTAGTTCATCTGGCTAATACACTTTCCCCCTCTTtgaaacacaatgaaaacatcaTTGCTCTCTTGAGGTATTGGAAGGTGTAATGTATggaaaaattggatatttttgcagacttcagaagatggaatAAGCTGCATTTTTCTGCTCAGAAAGAACAGTTAATAATTGGGAAACATTTGACTCCTATAAAATAGTCTCACACCATCACTAAGAAAGTGGTAACACTTCCAAAGTCTAAGTCGGCAATTTTGATTTGAAGGAACACCATTCTTACCGTGCAGAACCAACTTTTTCCTAGGAAATCTTCGGTGCTTCTGATCTTACAAGCCTCTCTTCCCCAGAGAGAAGccatggcttttgttttttgctttgatCCTGTGAATCATTAGCAAAGTTGTAGCTGTAGCGT from Mus musculus strain C57BL/6J chromosome 5, GRCm38.p6 C57BL/6J carries:
- the Gm46913 gene encoding uncharacterized protein Gm46913 codes for the protein MSNFAKTLDRDSVFMLVWQALYYLSQALSTVCTAGLSPTALYALQGSVLQHCMYCRAQFHSTVCTAGLSPTALYAPQHSVPQHCMHCRAQSHSTVCTAGLSPTALYALQGSVPQHCMHCRAQSHSTVCTAGLSPTALYAPQGSVPQHCMHCRAQSHSTVCTAGLSPTALYALQGSVLQHCMYCRAQSHSTVCTAGLSPTALYAPQHSVPQHCMPLRAQSHSTVCPAGLSPTALYAPQGSVPQHCMPHSTQSHSTVCTAGLSPTALYALQGSVPQHCMHCRAQSHSTVCTAGLSPTALYALQGSVLQHCMHCRTQSHSTVCTAGLSPTALYPLQGHL